The following are encoded in a window of Impatiens glandulifera chromosome 5, dImpGla2.1, whole genome shotgun sequence genomic DNA:
- the LOC124938933 gene encoding zinc finger MYM-type protein 1-like: MAIVLRFVDIDGVLRERFFAIVNVADTTATTLKKEISDVLGRYDLHIHNMRGQGYDGASNMRGSWNGLQALFLKECSCAYYVHCFAHRLQLALIAAAEKEVSIWLFFSKLNSICNLINASPKRHAELHSAQRNEIAHMVATSERDTGRGCNQIGNLLRPGKTRWSSNFDSLCSMVDMYGSVITVLENMVDEGYSNSIRGEASGLLIAMKSFDFIFILHLMKRIMGLTNLLCRALQERSLDILNAMEHVSTTKTLLHVLREQGFDNLLSCVEEV, translated from the coding sequence ATGGCTATTGTGTTAAGATTTGTGGATATTGATGGGGTTTTACGAGAACGATTCTTTGCCATTGTAAATGTGGCTGATACAACTGCTACAACACTTAAGAAAGAAATATCTGATGTTCTTGGTCGTTATGACTTGCATATCCATAACATGAGGGGACAAGGATACGATGGTGCTAGCAATATGCGTGGCTCTTGGAATGGATTACAGGCTCTTTTTTTGAAAGAATGTTCATGTGCATATTATGTACATTGTTTTGCTCATCGGCTTCAACTAGCTTTAATTGCGGCTGCCGAAAAAGAGGTATctatttggttatttttttcGAAATTGAATTCTATATGTAATCTTATTAATGCATCTCCTAAACGTCATGCCGAGTTACATTCTGCTCAAAGAAATGAAATTGCACATATGGTAGCTACTAGTGAACGTGATACCGGTAGAGGTTGTAATCAGATTGGAAATTTATTACGGCCAGGAAAGACTCGTTGGAGTTCTAATTTTGACTCACTTTGTAGCATGGTTGATATGTATGGCTCTGTGATCACTGTTTTAGAAAATATGGTGGATGAGGGGTATTCTAACTCCATTCGTGGTGAAGCTAGTGGTTTGTTGATTGCGATGAAATCTTTTGATTTCATATTCATtctacacttaatgaaaaggaTAATGGGATTAACAAATCTACTTTGTCGAGCATTGCAAGAGAGAtctctagatattttaaatGCAATGGAGCATGTTTCAACTACTAAAACTTTGCTTCATGTTTTGAGAGAGCAAGGGTTTGATAATTTACTCAGTTGCGTGGAAGAAGTTTAA